From the genome of Pseudomonas helvetica:
GTTTTAGCCGACGGCGTGAAGTTCGTTGAGTCTATGGATTCCCGCAGTGCCGGTCATACCGTCCCAGTTGTCGCCGCGTCCTTCTCGCCAGCCGTTGATCCAGGCTTGGCGTACCGACGGTAGAGTAAAGGGGCAAAGCTCACGGGATTTTCCACCAACGCCATATTGATATCCGCGCAAAAATGCTCTTTCCAACGGATCACGCTTAAGTCTTCTCATAGGGTGTTTCCCTCA
Proteins encoded in this window:
- a CDS encoding ribosome modulation factor; this translates as MRRLKRDPLERAFLRGYQYGVGGKSRELCPFTLPSVRQAWINGWREGRGDNWDGMTGTAGIHRLNELHAVG